The sequence below is a genomic window from Setaria italica strain Yugu1 chromosome IV, Setaria_italica_v2.0, whole genome shotgun sequence.
GGTTTTTTCGGCGTGCCGTTCGCTAATCCGTAACAATGCGCGCATGGgtagattagatggatcagatGTTATCTAGGCAAAACATTGCAGCAGTGATCGGACCATATATTTTGGCTAATCTTAGTGGACTCCTATGTAGTGGCATTCTTTTTCATCGAATCCTGGATCTTACTCCTCGCTTTTCGAAGTTCGCTAGGTATCCTCAAGTCTAGTTTAACACTAATGCAAACGCATTACTCCATGAGTTCAATGGATTATGGCAAAACATTTTAGGATGATTGTATTTTTGTTTCATTGTGTTTCCTCGGTTGACGAATGCCCATCGTTTGGACCTGCTCCTCTGCAGTAGCTGTGACAGGTGGACCCGGTCCCACATGTCGGTTACCCAACGGCACTACTGAGGAACTGCTTCCATCATTTGAGCATGTGTTCCCTGCACTTCTCAGTCTCGGTATCCAAATATTATCATTGTTGATTTATATCACATATTTTGTTTGTATCATATCTTATAATCAAAGATATTTTAAATATAACTTATCATTTCGTATATTTGCAACGGTCaaacttcaaaagaaaaagttagAGATGATAAATATTTCGAATCAAAGAGAGTGTCTTGCAACACCAACATCCGCCGAGCTCGCCACCATCGTGTGGATCTATCACGGTGCGGCTTTGCCCCGGCTCATGGCCAAAACCCGAACCCTCTCTCAACATCTTCAGTGGGGCGGCATCAATATCTACTGTAGTACACGGgggatgaaaaaaaattaagatcACGCGTGGCATTGTGTAAATAAACCCGGCGAAAACCCCATCTATCTCGGAAGCGTGGCAGCGGTCGGCGAACGAGACGAGCCCGAGCAGGATCCCGACTCGGTTCTGGTCTTCTCGAAGCAAAGCAACGGCCGCCCCCGTCACCGCCGAGCCAAACCCCAACGTATATTTTTTGCATTTTAGCTTCTTTTTCATAAGTATTTTACTTATGGACCCCAAACGAAAAGATTTTCTAAAATGAACCCTTTGTACGGCGCCGTGTCAATTGGCGTCATAAATACACGGTACGGCGCCATGTCAATTGACGCTGTCGTTAGCCACGCTGGCACCTATGTGGCGATACTACAAGTACGACGTGCATAGGCAGCATAGCTGCCACGGTGCCGCTGCCTCTGGCGCCGTTTCCTAGAGACCAGGTGCTGCTGTGAGGATCAAAAACACATGTCGTGTAACCTCTTTTTACCTTTTGTTTTAAATATATAATGAACTTCAACTTTCTCCAAACTTGATATATGTGTTGCAtgatgtgtgtgtgtatattcCATTTTGAACATTTGGGCAACAACATATATCGTGGTATACAATTTATTCATTTTCAAAAATGGCTATGCGTCACTTCACCTTAGTCAAGACGCTAGGAtcgggcatgttcgcttcagcttattcaaccggcttatcagccaccaaacagtatttttctctcacaataaatcagccgtttcagcttttcagccggcttataagctaaagcgaacagCCCTCCCTTAGCCAAGCCAGAATTCCAAAGGAGAGGCCCTAGATTCGTCACATGCATTGCATGCTGAATGCTAATATGAAGTAACGAGCCAACGACAAGAAGCTTGGTGAAAATACGTGGTAATGCACTAATGCATGCAGTTGCTGTGTTCTAGTAGTATAGGCAGTTAAGCTTGAAGCAGATGACTTAGTGCAAATTAATCCAAGCATTAGTGTGATCTTATCTTGGTCTTTACTGGAAATTCGTTAGGGGTTAGCTGGCAGACTGATTCGTACTCAAGTTTTACCAAGGAGAATTCGGTTGCTCCTTTTTCTGAGTAggattttattttttagaaGTCGTGAATTTTATAACTTTAGGGATCTTCACAGACTCCTGGTCGCATGAAGAGGTGGCCGAAATGATTTCAGCAGTACAAGGTCGCAGGCCCCTAGCACCCTTCTATGCCTTGTCGTGTTGTTTCTGACATTGGTATACGGATACCATCCGATTCTTACGTACATGTAGACTACTAGGACGGCCGGTGCGCTACGCCGCGCCTGTAAATGTAGCACGGCTGTTCTGCGTGGATGCGCTGTTGTCTGTCGTTGCAATTTCAAAAATTCAGTATGCTGTAGAGATCTGAGTAAGCATGGAGACATTTCGTTGTTATTAAAGAAACATACCAAAATATTGGTGGCACATTCCATAAATTCATATAAGTCATAACCCTGCCAGTACAGTGCTAAAAAAGGAACCTTTAGACAGGCTAGTGTGGAAATAGCTGTGTTTGTTTCACAACCAAAATATAAGTGTCTGACACATGAATATGAAATTCTAAACATAGCCATTGCATCGGCGTCCAAGTCATGGATGACCCGTGTAAATTGTACCTTTCCTGCAAGCAATGAATCAAAGTAAATCCAGAGAATGTAAATTTGGCAAAACCGTCATCAAACAACTAAGAACAGTGACACGATCAAGCGGTCAGTTTCTGAGGCTCTGGTCCAAATGAGCTGCTCAAAATGTAAAATAGAGAAGAGAGAGCAAACTTTAACCATTTGCACGAATAGATGCCACGGAATGCAGATTTGACAAAGAAAATGTACCTAATGACCAACAGATCTGAGCTGAGTAAGTGATGGCAAGTAAAACGGACCCTTACTAGCCTGTTGATTGCAAATGTGAATTTTAGCACAACAATAAAAAGTGTCAACTTGGCTCTTGGAAAGCACATAAGAAGCACATTTTCGCAAACTAATAAGAACACTTTCGTTTCGTGACGGTATAAATTGCAAGTGATAAGGTCAGATCCATCAAAAAGGTTGAGCAAGGAGTATATGATATGGTAAGACCAACATATCCAAAATTATATGTACCTGAATTGTCCTTGGCTTTAGAATATACATGTCATCTAAATTGACATCGGCAATGAGCATATAGAATGAAGTATGAGAAATAATGGGAATAAAAACTAAGGATACCTGCAGGGATAACTTCAATAGGTGAATGAGTGACTTGGAAGGAAAATTTGTAGAGCATTTCAAAACAACATGCGTATCCAAAATCATGTGTAGCTTGGCTTGAAAATAATGTCACCTAGATTGACATGGACAATGAGGATATGCAGTATGAAAGTAATGGGAATACAAACTAAAGGCAGTTGCAGGTATGACCTCAATAGGAGAACAACTGGCTTAGAACAAAAATTTGGTCTGCAGGAACATAGAACCAAACATATTAGGCATCAAAGGAAagtttcaaggaaaaaaatctATCTTTAGTATCCGTAAAAAAGGAGGTTGAACCTGATTTAAAATTTGGTCTGCAGGAACATAGAGCCAAACATATTAGGCATCAAAGGAAAGTTTCAAGGAAAAGATCTATCTGAGGTTGAACCTGATTTTTTCCTATTATCATGATGTTTGTAGATGTACAGATTCGCATTGCTGAGGGCCCAATCTCTgcaatgaaacaaaaaaaatcagaagtTAGAAGCAGAATGTTCAGGTAATAAAATCAGGTAAACGAATTAGCATGATGTAACAGTCACAGTTGATGCTCGAAGCCTGATATCCAAATCATATACGCATCAGGAACAGCCCTAATCTTTTCAGCTGCAACCCCAAGCATGTTTACAGATGATAAATGGATTCACCATGATAAAGATCTGGGCACATATGCATGTTCAAGACATACGGCAGAATGGCATGTTGATCACTATCACTCTTAACACAAGACGACATAGTTTAGAAGTACAACCATATACTAAGAACTCTAGTGTCAGATGTGAATCGAAGGCCTCTTGATTATGTAGCTTCCAGTGTAACAAATAGCTATTCTAGCTTTGTCATTTGTGAGCTACAGCAGCAACTATACCTGCAGTCCCCTCTAAATCCAAGTTCTGAACAGAGCATGGCAAAGGAAACATGCAGGAGTAGATGTAGAATTATCCCTTTTACTTAAAATCTATTGTTACAAAACCTGTCCATGGTACTGTATTAGATTGCTCACCATCTTTTTGGTGGTCTAGAACAAACATAATCGAAGCAGCAACCTACCTATTAGAGCATCAGAACAACCAAATGGCTGCAGGTGTCTATTTTCATCCTGTTTTAGTTAGAGGTCTTGCCTCTAAATCTCCTAATTCGGTCACCCTCACGTAGGTAAACAATCAAGCATGCAGTTGAGCTATCAGAGCAATTGCATTGTATTTGTGATGTCAGATCCAACCTTAGGACAGGTATAAAACAAATGCAGATAATACAGTGGTTAAGAGGTTAAGAGGAGAGCCAGGGAACAGATTGGTAGAGAGGCCATGAGCTGGTGGaccgaggaggaagaggaggaatcaCCTGCAAagctgggaggcaatgatggTGCGGAGGATCCCCgccagggggggggggggggtgggtgTCGAAGGAGTAGGCAAATAATCCAAGAAGTTGGTAAGCACGATCAAGCTCCCTAACTAACCCTGGCAAAATGATCAATTTCAACAGACCAAGATGCCAGGAGAACGGACCAAGGACTATTGGAGTAACCGTACGTCATGTCTGCATATCAGCATATGTACAACCCGTTGCAGGTTGTAGTTTCAGATGGGAGCAAATGATTATTGGCTGAAAGAGGGCGCGTGGTGGACAGAACGTATAGAAGGCGACAAGTGCAGAATTGTCACCTTCAGTTATATAGTCGTGTCCACTGGCAACTGCTCCAGAGGTGGCCGGTCCTGCCTCCACCTCCCTTCTCGGTCTCTCCAGTTGGCGCTTTGTTCCTTTTACCCTTCCCTTTCATTTTACccctttcttttttcccttcctgAGAATAAGGAAGCATTGGATATAATACAAGACAAAGCAATAAAATgacaagaaagaaagaggtATTAACGTACAATATACCATTATAGATAATCACACATTAAGTGTTTTATCGCACTAGGGCTATCGCACTGTAAATGAGCACTGTACTCCTTTGAATTCCTGTGCCCTTCTGGGAGACAAAGCAAAAATTCTTATCCAATAAAGAAATAGTACAAAACAAAAACACAATATGTTCCGTGAGTACATATAATATATTCGATGTGTACAACTATTTTGTTTcatgagttcatataatttattcCAGGTGTTGACATTTTTATTCTTTCAGGACATACAATTTGTTCGATGTGTATATATGTTTTGTTCCTtaaattcatataatttgttcaaatATGCATATctcagatttttttaaaaataattaaaaaaatagtgaTAAATAAAATTCGTAAAATATTGCTACAAGGAGGGTTCAAACTCAGACTTGTCACTTGGAGTGAGTTGAACAACCACTACACCACTCAATGAGTTGTGATTAGCATGATTTAGGAAAATACTTAAATACTTTTTCCATGTTATGTCGATAGTACTAACCCCTTTCTATGTTTTTTCAATTTTCCTCCTCTATCCCTCCTACGATTTACTACGCaattattcttttttatttctcatttttctttctctttcgcCTTaagttttcttatttttatcctttatttattattttcctagacAATCGTTCAATATTTTTGTTCGCATTGTACCATTTTTTGTTTgtcatgtttaattttttattcataGGAAATAATAATTTGTTCGTGGTGTCCAAGTATTTAATTAATACAtatgttaaaaatatatttttaaaatattatccAAACATAGTTAAGTGggtcttgttttgaagatctcATCGTAATAAATATAATGTGTAactaaaatttaatttggatgttcGGTTTAGAAGTTATGGCTTTTTAGCTTTTAGATTTGCATGCATGTGGGTCACATCATCATTTTTGTCTTTTTTCGTGCATGAATGCTCTCTCCACTAACTCTCTCCACTAACTCTTGCATGCACGGTGAATTTTCTTTCCACTAATTGATGCATGCATCGGTAAAGCGGGGAGACCCTTCACCACCACGTGATTAATTAAGTGGGCACATGCTCCTTCAAGCGCTAATTATTGGGTTGAAAGCGGCCCACTAATCTGTGCGCACATGGTGGACGGAACATATAGACGGCGACAAGTGTAGAATTGTCACCTTCGGTAATATATAATCGCGCCCACTGGCAACCACTCCAAGAGGTGGCCagcccacctccgcctccctcgtcgGTCTCTCCAGGCTGAGGCTTTGTTCCTTTTATCCTTCCCTTTCAtttcattcttttcttttttcccttcctgAGAATAATAAATAGTTAGATATAATACAAGACAAAGCAATAAAACAACAAGAAAGGAAGATGTATCAACATGCCGCAAACCATTAGAGATAATCACGCATTAGCTGTTATACCATACCAGGGCTATCACATTATAAATGGGCACTGTACTTCTTGTTTGAATTCTTGTGCACTTTTGGGAGACAACCCAAAAGCAAAAATATCCTATCCAATAGAGAAATAgtacaaacaaaaaaattgtttcGTGAGTACATATAATATGTTCGATGTGTGCAACTATTTTGTTCCGTGGGTTTGTATAATTTATTCTAGGTGTGACCTTTTTGTTCTTTTAAGTACATACCATTTGTTTGATGTGTACATTTGTTTTATTCCTTAAATTCGTATAATTTGTTCAGATGTACATATCTTAAATTTTTTGAAAATGATTAAAAAATGTTCAGATGTACATAATTTGTTTCTTGAAttcgtataatttgttcaaATGTACATACTAATTATTGCATATGTATCGGTAAAACGGGAAGGTCCTTCACCACCACGTGATTAATTAAGTGGGTACATGCTCCTTCAACCGATAATTATTGGGCTGAAAGCGGCCCGCTAATCCGTGCGCGCGCATGGTGGATGGAAGAAGGCAACAAATGTAGAATTGTCACCTTCGATGATATATAATCGCGCCCATGTGCTTTGGCACCATATATACATATACGACGCCGTGTGCTTTGGTGTCGTGCCCTGCCACGTAGGCGTCAATGTGTAAATATACGACCCCAAAGAGTATGACGCCGTGATGAGTACCGTTGGCGCCACGGTATTTAACACCGTAGGAAAGGGTCCATGTTTGCAATTCAAACTGTCAGGAGTCTATATGTAAAAAAGTTTTACATAAAGGGCTAAATTGCAAAAAGTCTACAACCCCAACCGGCCAACCAACGAACCCACCCAGCCGCCGCGCCCAAACACAACAGCTCACCTGTACACGCACGCGCCGGCCTGGCCCCACCGCCAATTAAACATGGGGATCCCGCTCCCGACCCCACCCAATAGGCACCCAGCCAGCCAGCTCGGCGTGTCCTCCGTCTCCATCTCGGCCCAGCCGAGCCCAACCTGTCCCGCCCCCGCGTGCTCtccccttttcctcctcctcccccctcctctccccccccGGAGAGTCCACACGGCAGAGGAGGCCACCTGACCCGGGGGAGGAGGGAGCGCCGGAGATGGCGATCCTGTACGCGCTCGTGGCGCGCGGCAcggtggtgctggcggagcaCAGCGCCGCGGCCACCAACGCGGGCGCCGTCGCGCGCCAGGTCCTCGAGCGCCtccccgacggcggcgccgacagCCACGTCTCCTACACGCAGGACCGCTACGTCTTCCACGCCAAGCGCACCGACGGCATCACCGCGCTATGCAtggccgacgacgccgccgggAGTAAGCGCCTCCCACCCCTCCTAGTACCGTGTCTCTCTCTCCTAGCATCGATCGCGCGCGAGGCTGTTTCGAACTCGAATTGGGATCCGCCGTCCGCGGGTTGGCTGTGGGATCACGTGGTCGGACGCCATAGGCGGAGATCCGGGGGGAGTAATTCGGGGTTTTGTCGTCACGCGTGCCCATCTGTTGTGTTTACTAGCAAGGGCAGGGTGACCTCAGGGGATTGGTAGATCGGGACAAACTGACTGACGAGTTGCGATTGGGTTCAGCTATAGCCAGCCAAATGGCGTCCGAGAACGGATGGTCAGGGGCATAATTTCAGCATTTTTTGGGGGGAGTTCGTCAGGGTTGGCTGCTCTAGTTTTGCTTTGCAGCTGTTGACTTTGGGATCAGACTCATTCGTTGTTGAAAAGGTGCTAGTTATTATACTAAGTAGTAATTCTAATTATAGCTGGTTCTCGTCTCCAAATACATTCAAACTAAACCGTTGTTCTTTGTTGGTCAAATCAAGGGCAAATTTTGGTCTGCTTGTTGTGTCTGGATGGCATCTCTTCCCATTGACTGTTTGCGTTGCAATATGGCGTTCAATATCTGATTTGTACTACTAGCTGCATCTTTTGCATTAGGTATCTACAGGCATTTTGTGCCAGGAGTTTCATATTGCCATGGCCAGCTACATGCCTCTGTTGAGAATGCTTAGCAATAGCTTATTAGTGTTTTTTACATTCTGCTGCAGGACGGATTCCCTTTGCATTTTTGGAAGATATTCACGGAAGATTTGTAAAGGCATATGGCCGTGCTGCACTGACAGCTCTTGCTTATGCAATGAATGATGAATTCTCAAGGGTCCTTAGCCAACAAATGGACTACTATTCAAATGACCCTAATGCCGATAGAATAAATCGCATGCGAGGTGAAATCAATCAGGTAATGCACTCTTTTATTTTCAGTTTTTTTGTCTGTGAAGACTCTCATTTATTGAAGAAAATATTTTCTGAAACCTAACATCAAATGTAATTTGTGGTCGCTGATTTTATAGACCAGAAGTGGAAAATGCTGATGCATAAAGTGCTTGAACTGCCATTGTGGAACTGCTTGTTGTTTCCAGATACACGTTTTAAACCAAACCATAAACAGATTTCTTGTTGACCTAGCATGTTGCCAAGAAAGGTTCTAACAGTTCAAAATAGATATTTAATGTTCATTATTTTCTTGCAGGTCCGTAGTGTTATGATTGATAACATCGACAAGGTCCTTGAAAGAGGTGATCGTTTGGAGCTGCTGGTTGACAAGACCGCAAATATGCAAGGAAATACCGTACGGTTCAAAAGACAAGCTCGGCGCTTCagaaacactgtttggtggagAAACGTCAAACTCACGTATGTGATATTCTGACTAAATCATGCTATCATATTCTTgcatattgattttttttccctttcctttttgcCTCATGAATGCTATACGTGGTTCTGGTTCTTGAGCTTCCCACTGAATTTTTTCACCCTCCATGGACTAGCTTAATTGTGCTTCTTAATGCCCATCTCAGCTGcagttttgttaaaaaaaataaatacactAAGCAGTTCCCAGCATGATCTAATGGAGTTGATTTGAATGCAAATTTATGGATAATGGTATTATATTGTGTTATGTGCAAAACAAATAGTGGCCCCATATAGGACAGTACTCAGGGTTTTCATTTGTTTCAAAAGATTGCATCTACTGTTGGATTGGATCTGTCATAGTAGTATGAGTAAGAGTTATTGACACATAAGATTATCTTCTGTCTAAAGCAAACAGAAAAATTACATCAATGGTGTCGATAAAAGGTGGAATGAAATAaagtagttttttttaattgatAAGATGCCACATGATAAAAAGTGGATACACTAGTTGCACAGAATTTTGATTTGTACTTTGGGGCGGCTTGTTGACTGTATGCTCTAATCAATCCTTAGCTTTTAGTGCTGTATGCATGTAGCCATGTACTCGATGACAttcactccttttttttttgtggcaaGCATCTTTCAGCATAACCTTCCACTTTTGAACAATGATTATGTGTGAAAGTCTTAGACTCTTAATATGATGCTATGATGTTTCCTTGACTGCTATTTGAGCTTTTGGCGGGCAATAAACTTATTCTATCTCTGTTTCTGCAGGGCTGCGTTGATACTTCTCCTTCTGGTAATCATATATGTCGTTCTTGTCTTCGTGTGCCATGGTTTCACCTTACCAACTTGTATACGGTAGGGTGCGGTCTGCACATTCTGTCCTGCGGCGTGCCTGTTTGTGTGATTATTTCCCCATTCCTGGGGAGCAGCTATCGCAGTGCCTTTGCAACTGGTTTTGGCGTAGAGGAAAGCTACGGATTATGGTGTAATTGTGATGTCGTTGATTGTGAAAAACTCAATTAAAGATGTAAACTTCGCATAAGACTGCATCTCGCGGGGTCGTGCTAGTTCTGCGTGCTTGGGTCCTGTTTATTTGAGGCTATTCTTGTGTCTGTACATGAATTCAGTTACGGCTATATTATGGCAATGCTATTATACGACTATATCAATGAGCCATGTTGTGGAATCATTTAACCTCACACGTACACTAGAACGCTGGACGAACGGAACTCCGCCATCTTGGATCACTGGTTATGTGGCATGATATGATGAAGGTTCTCGCTCCATGTTGACATGGATTGCCCACCACATTCAATCTAGCAAATCAATCTGATGCGCAGACGCGTGCCACTTGTGCAGTTGTATTACGTAGCTGTCCAAACCTTTGGTCAGCAGGGAACACAAGCGCCCAGCAGCGAAGCAGAGACAGCCGCCGACGGGTGCCGCCTTGAACCACCGGTCCACCGCCGCGTGCCCATTGCCCTGCACGGCCCGCTCCATGCATTGAAACAGTCGGCGCGAGGTCGCCGAGCCCTTCTACTGCGCAGCCTGGCTGCTTCCCGCAATCCCGATCGTCAGCCCGTGCCTTTCCACCCACACCCAGACTCCCAGAGGGGCTTGGCGGCGGGGTGCCCGCTGCTCGGTGTCCCAGCTCGGCAACTCCCGATCCCCGCAACCCCACGTTCCCGCGCCGGCACCAGGCTCCCCGCTCCCTTGCCCCGACCTGGTGCCCGCCGCGCAGCCAGGGACGAACGGACTCGTGACACGGCACCGGCGCACCGCCGATGGCACCAGATTTGGACACTGGAGCATCAATGCATCATGGGCTGCCAATCGACAACAGGACCCGGACAAAGGCGATCACGGATGGCACCACACCATCCTTCTTCGTTCTTCCCATCAGGGATCAGCATGGTCTCCTCCAAACATAACAGAAAGGGCAATCAAGCAGTAGCAGAGTTGCTTACGAGATACACATCTAGGCATCTAGCAATTACGAGATAACTCGGTTTTCACCGTCTGCAGTACAAACATAGGTCCAGAATAGTAAACAACACCTACAACACCAAACCAGGTTCACTATACTTCCTACAACGTCCGGTAGTTCGAATTTACGCTTTGCTAAGGATTATAAACACTCTAACAGACAAATGACATAATAACGAGATCTCCATAATAACCTTCTAACAACATAGGGCAGTTCACTGCGTAATTCCAATGCTCTGGTGGATAAACTCCTCTCAAGCTGCTCTGCAGAGCGACCCTCACAGTTGTTCCATCGCTTCACCAGGATCGTGCTGAAGTATGGGCGGCTCCACGTAGGCTCCCGAACCATTGGTGTTGTGATCCGCATCCTCACTACCCAGTCCAGAGGTACCAAAAGTCTCGGCAGATCCATTTGAAGGTCATTGATGAAACTTGTTCTGGACTCCAAGTTCATTCCAGAAGATCAGCAACCAGATGTCCTATCAACTGATACCCCACTCTTGCTTCCACAGCCTTCACATGAGACCGCAAAGGAGTCCAAGGAATTGGAGTTGCCTTGGAAATTTTGGTATTGCTCCTCTTTAAGCAGCACGGCTTTTCTGCATTCCTGATCATCAGTAGGTGTGCAACTGGGAATTCCGTCAGATGTGGAGGTGTTGGCAGTGCTTGTATGATCTTTAGAATCAGTCGCCAAACATAGAGTTTCATCATCTTTCTGATCAAAAGAGTTCTTATGTTCACCATCTCCATCCCCGGTACTTGTGTCCACAGTGGAATATTCCAGAACAGATGAAGTATCACCACAGCAGCTGCGGCAATGATCGATGAGAGGGAGCATAACAGTATCTTGATGACCAGTAGACAGATGCTCCAAAGTTTCATCCAATAAGATAGTCTTTTTTGCACTGTCTCCATGGAATGCTGGGAAGTTGCTAAGAGGCCCACAGTCCTCAAGAACTGTTGCAGCATCACTAGGGACTATTGCTTGAGAGCTTTTAACAAGATGGCATACCTCTTCCATATAATCAGAACCCAAACTTGTACCCTTGTTTCCACAGTCTGCATCGAACTTAGGAGACATCACTTTAGATATTTCTGGAACCAACTCTTCATCATCATGAACTACTTCAGAACAGGTCTGAATATTTGCAGTTTGTTTCTGTGGCATGGGCATTCCAGCTTCCAGATGACAAGAGGTAACAGGTATATCACTCCCATCAGAAGGCAAACTCTTGTTTTCACAATCTTCATCATGTTTTGGCAAGATATCCATGGTTTCAAATTTTCCCAGGACCAATATTTTATCACCATTAACCACTCGGTGGCAGCTCCTGATGCTTTGGGTTTCTTTCTGTTGGAGGGATGTTTCATTTTCCAAATGACCAGCAGCCAC
It includes:
- the LOC101769335 gene encoding vesicle-associated membrane protein 711 — protein: MAILYALVARGTVVLAEHSAAATNAGAVARQVLERLPDGGADSHVSYTQDRYVFHAKRTDGITALCMADDAAGRRIPFAFLEDIHGRFVKAYGRAALTALAYAMNDEFSRVLSQQMDYYSNDPNADRINRMRGEINQVRSVMIDNIDKVLERGDRLELLVDKTANMQGNTVRFKRQARRFRNTVWWRNVKLTAALILLLLVIIYVVLVFVCHGFTLPTCIR